The Cloeon dipterum chromosome X, ieCloDipt1.1, whole genome shotgun sequence genome includes a window with the following:
- the LOC135946381 gene encoding uncharacterized protein LOC135946381: MFGVGRKTLEEAGGLLGMSHVTYHFDMNIKSFQISNWTVISFVPDTYCSNLKTCYKCTGKTNQLNFYPSYFCAWCPYLQKCVRKERIFELYHYEDATDAIDCKSSDIEEDSDEWRSYRRPYILGFIAVVGVILYLVCPPRFFLSLSFGLLIVAVYMIITSSPEFKFPVDLSDIDYEAFDADGLFDINSNDLALHYFVEEYDQFSRIYVRSNKLMVDRMLWIDMDKRKNVVTLNVDQMQEENVEIDTTMLKGTFFKQKIQNMTVSMQGGIQFQTTDRNLKVIAPLFAEFDRKHGQIIYRAVDNCVTVQWKDLKLDHEDYLEDKFSFQATLFDDGKIEFVYKEVPSNLKPVNRGLKGLFLGFYGVAERNFDEIMDESSKNQKSNLDFDADIGGHPINVGTVIYLVPRPSCSAFTECQQCSGRVISTSPFSASSCAWRPSTNTCVQSVRTSKNGFKFDSLMKPLTTTRQECLDYEWGIVEWIIYSNPTLYIIALAGLFVVMAYLFFFYLD, translated from the exons ATGTTTGGTGTTGGGCGCAAAACCCTGGAAG AGGCAGGAGGCCTGTTAGGAATGAGTCATGTTACGTACCACTTCGACATGAACATCAAAAGCTTCCAAATTTCGAACTGGACCGTCATATCCTTCGTGCCCGACACCTACTGCTCCAACCTGAAGACGTGCTACAAGTGCACCGGAAAGACGAACCAGTTGAATTTCTACCCTTCGTACTTCTGCGCGTGGTGTCCTTATTTGCAGAAGTGTGTCAGAAAGGAAAGAATTTTCGAGCTGTACCACTATGAAGACGCAACCGACGCGATCGACTGCAAGTCATCCGATATCGAAG AGGATTCGGACGAATGGCGATCCTACAGGCGCCCTTACATCCTTGGCTTCATTGCTGTTGTAGGTGTAATTTTGTACCTTGTCTGTCCTCc CCGCTTCTTTCTTTCATTGTCTTTCGGCTTACTAATTGTAGCCGTGTACATGATTATCACATCATCACCTGAGTTCAAAT tTCCAGTTGATCTCAGTGACATTGACTACGAAGCCTTTGACGCCGATGGCTTATTTGATATCAACTCGAATGATCTGGCCCTTCATTACTTTGTTGAGGAGTATGACCAATTCTCCAGAATTTATGTGCGCAGCAACAAGCTAATGGTCGACAGAATGCTCTGGATCGACATGGACAAACGCAAAAATGTCGTCACCCTGAACGTGGACCAAATGCAGGAAGAAAAc GTGGAAATTGATACAACAATGTTGAAAGGGACATTCTTCAAGCAAAAGATCCAAAACATGACGGTATCAATGCAGGGAGGAATTCAGTTCCAGACGACTGATCGGAATTTGAAAGTTATTGCTCCTCTCTTTGCGGAATTCGACAGAAAACACGGCCAAATCATCTACCGAGCCGTTG ataattgcGTTACCGTCCAGTGGAAAGATCTCAAGTTGGACCACGAGGATTACCTGGAGGATAAATTCAGCTTTCAGGCAACTCTGTTTGACGACGGAAAGATCGAATTCGTGTACAAGGAGGTTCCTAGCAACTTGAAGCCCGTCAATCGTGGCTTAAAAGGCTTATTCTTAGGATTTTATGGCGTTGCCGAgcgaaattttgatgaaataatgg atgaAAGTAGCAAGAACCAAAAGAGCAATCTCGACTTCGACGCAGACATCGGGGGACACCCAATCAATGTGGGGACTGTGATTTATCTGGTGCCCAGGCCCTCCTGCTCGGCATTCACGGAGTGTCAGCAGTGCTCCGGAAGAGTGATTTCGACGAGCCCTTTCTCCGCCTCCTCCTGCGCCTGGCGTCCTTCCACCAACACCTGTGTCCAGAGTGTCAGAACCAGTAAGAACGGATTCAAGTTTGACTCCTTGATGAAACCTCTGACCACAACTCGACAAGAATGTCTAGATTACGAATGGGGCATAG TTGAATGGATCATATATTCAAATCCAACGCTTTATATCATCGCTTTGGCGGGGTTATTCGTAGTCATGGCGTACCTCTTTTTCTTCTATCTGGATTAA